A portion of the Paenibacillus sp. PvR098 genome contains these proteins:
- a CDS encoding AMP-binding protein gives MDRTYWAPDMETSVPGSLHSLEESRLRQQLSWVLKHSPLYQEKFKGIDPEKFQLSDLSKLPVTTKQEVRLSQELYPPLGGHACVDWRQIGRIHASSGTTGRPTLVGASTRDREMWRDLVARCMWAMGCRPEHRAWVPLTFGWWIAGLSFYEGLQHLGAAVLPSGNNEPARTLGVLQTTGADFAISTPSFITYLAQLAQDELGMDPRSLGLKNIGLGGEPGAGLPDVRRQIQETWGAKVYDCMGTADFCTVIWSECECQDGMHFFGQGYIIPELLDPVTGDVIEVKKGVVGELLYTAIHRECTPLMRFKIGDLVEVVGDGTCDCGRTGMRIRCVGRADDMLIIQGVNVYPSAVADVVSSFRPRTTGEIRIFTDGAGPNVQPPVRIQVEHEPDVGDLEALKHDIELAVRQKLVFRANIEWVDKGALAAKGGMKRNLVERPKVSSQ, from the coding sequence ATGGATCGGACCTATTGGGCTCCAGACATGGAAACAAGCGTACCAGGTTCGCTTCATTCACTAGAGGAGAGCAGATTGCGTCAGCAGCTTTCTTGGGTGTTGAAGCATTCTCCGTTGTATCAAGAGAAGTTTAAGGGAATCGATCCGGAAAAATTCCAGCTTTCCGATCTTTCCAAGCTTCCCGTTACGACGAAGCAAGAGGTTCGGCTGAGTCAGGAGTTATATCCTCCGCTTGGCGGTCATGCGTGCGTCGATTGGAGACAAATAGGACGCATTCACGCGAGCTCGGGCACAACAGGAAGGCCAACGCTTGTTGGTGCGTCAACGCGAGACCGAGAGATGTGGCGGGATCTGGTCGCTCGCTGCATGTGGGCTATGGGCTGCCGACCCGAACACCGGGCTTGGGTGCCGCTGACGTTCGGTTGGTGGATCGCAGGTTTAAGTTTCTATGAAGGCCTGCAGCATCTCGGAGCGGCGGTGCTTCCGAGCGGAAACAACGAACCGGCGCGAACGCTCGGCGTGCTGCAAACAACAGGCGCCGACTTCGCAATCTCTACGCCTTCGTTTATTACTTATTTGGCACAGCTTGCCCAGGATGAGCTCGGCATGGATCCTCGATCCTTGGGGCTCAAGAACATCGGTCTGGGTGGAGAGCCGGGGGCCGGCTTGCCCGATGTCCGACGCCAAATTCAAGAAACGTGGGGCGCGAAGGTATACGACTGTATGGGAACGGCAGACTTCTGTACTGTCATCTGGAGCGAATGTGAATGCCAAGACGGCATGCATTTCTTCGGTCAAGGTTATATCATTCCGGAGCTGCTCGATCCGGTCACTGGAGATGTGATCGAGGTGAAAAAGGGTGTTGTCGGTGAACTGCTGTATACAGCCATTCACCGCGAGTGTACTCCGTTGATGCGTTTTAAGATAGGGGATCTTGTGGAAGTGGTGGGCGACGGAACGTGTGATTGCGGCAGAACGGGGATGCGGATTCGCTGCGTGGGCCGGGCGGACGACATGCTGATTATACAAGGCGTAAATGTATATCCGTCCGCGGTAGCGGATGTCGTTTCCTCCTTCCGTCCAAGAACCACTGGGGAAATACGGATATTTACGGACGGAGCGGGCCCGAACGTACAACCTCCTGTACGAATTCAGGTGGAGCACGAACCCGATGTGGGAGATTTGGAAGCGTTAAAACACGACATAGAGCTCGCAGTCCGCCAGAAGCTAGTGTTCCGAGCCAATATCGAATGGGTGGATAAAGGTGCGTTGGCTGCGAAGGGCGGAATGAAACGCAATCTTGTCGAGCGTCCGAAAGTTTCTTCGCAGTAA
- a CDS encoding acetyl-CoA C-acetyltransferase, protein MGNHEVYLIDGARTAFGDFGGSLKNVSAIELAVESAKRAMERASVAPEEIDQVILGNVIQSSTDAIYMGRHVGLKSGVPEHVPGLTVNRLCGSGLQAIVNAAQSIILGESDLALAGGAENMSQVPHVIRGARWGIPLGKATMEDYLWEALYDPYGDCTMAMTAENLAVQYGITREEVDAFALRSQERAITAIEKGIFAEEIVPFTVKGQKGDTVVNLDEHPRKTTMEALAKLPARFTKKGVVTAGNASGINDGAAMTVIASEDAVKRSNLKPIARLVSWGIVGVEPKIMGIGPVEAIRQALNRAGMSIHDLDLIEINEAFAAQYLSCQKELGFDPELGNVNGGAVALGHPLGASGARITLSLMYELRRRNKKFGVSSLCIGGGQGIAAIWERV, encoded by the coding sequence ATGGGGAATCACGAGGTGTATTTGATAGACGGGGCTCGCACCGCCTTCGGGGATTTTGGAGGCTCCCTTAAGAATGTCTCTGCTATAGAACTTGCAGTAGAAAGCGCTAAGAGAGCGATGGAAAGGGCGAGTGTGGCTCCTGAAGAGATCGATCAGGTTATCCTCGGAAATGTCATTCAATCGAGTACGGACGCCATTTATATGGGGCGGCATGTTGGATTAAAATCGGGCGTGCCGGAGCATGTGCCAGGGTTGACGGTCAATCGCCTTTGTGGCTCGGGTTTACAGGCGATCGTGAATGCGGCGCAATCCATCATTCTCGGCGAATCCGACTTGGCTCTAGCTGGCGGAGCGGAAAACATGAGTCAGGTGCCGCATGTCATTCGAGGCGCTCGGTGGGGCATTCCGCTAGGGAAAGCAACGATGGAAGATTATTTGTGGGAGGCGCTCTACGATCCTTATGGCGATTGCACCATGGCGATGACAGCAGAAAACCTTGCCGTCCAATATGGTATCACGAGAGAAGAAGTGGATGCCTTTGCCCTCCGCAGCCAAGAGAGAGCGATAACGGCAATCGAGAAGGGTATTTTTGCGGAGGAAATTGTACCGTTTACCGTCAAAGGACAGAAGGGCGATACGGTGGTGAATCTGGATGAGCATCCGCGGAAGACGACAATGGAGGCGCTGGCAAAGCTGCCGGCTCGTTTTACGAAGAAAGGAGTCGTCACAGCCGGCAATGCAAGCGGCATTAATGATGGCGCAGCCATGACGGTCATCGCATCGGAGGATGCCGTCAAAAGAAGTAACCTGAAACCAATCGCTCGCTTGGTATCTTGGGGAATTGTCGGCGTGGAGCCGAAAATCATGGGCATCGGCCCGGTAGAAGCGATTCGACAAGCGCTTAATCGCGCGGGCATGTCTATACATGACCTGGATCTGATCGAAATCAATGAAGCCTTCGCGGCACAATACTTATCGTGCCAGAAGGAGCTCGGCTTCGATCCGGAACTTGGTAACGTGAACGGAGGGGCCGTCGCGTTAGGGCATCCGCTTGGGGCAAGCGGAGCGAGAATTACGCTGTCCCTTATGTACGAACTGCGGCGCAGAAACAAGAAATTCGGCGTATCGTCTCTTTGTATTGGCGGGGGGCAAGGCATCGCGGCGATTTGGGAACGAGTATGA